A DNA window from Streptomyces sp. B21-083 contains the following coding sequences:
- the trpM gene encoding tryptophan biosynthesis modulator TrpM, with protein MTLTLTPMDRYARLARGCRPRGCRAPARRVHGRRVRYVIGDEPGQVNGMRWPCGAWQ; from the coding sequence ATGACACTCACCCTGACCCCCATGGACCGGTACGCCCGCCTCGCGCGTGGCTGCCGCCCCCGTGGCTGTCGCGCTCCCGCGCGGAGGGTGCACGGGCGGCGGGTTCGGTATGTCATCGGGGACGAGCCTGGACAGGTCAACGGGATGCGATGGCCCTGCGGGGCTTGGCAGTAG